A stretch of the Gracilinanus agilis isolate LMUSP501 chromosome 4, AgileGrace, whole genome shotgun sequence genome encodes the following:
- the LOC123245109 gene encoding major histocompatibility complex class I-related gene protein, which yields MEENLGSDHWEKYTQLLRGWQQTFKIELRALQNHYNHTGGFHIYQRMIGCELLEDGSTTGFLQYAYDGKDFIIFNKESLSWIAMDNVARLTKQAWEANRNELRYQKNWLETECIAWLKKFLNFGKDTLQRTETPLLSGSCKKSSTGITTLFCKAYGFYPPEITMTWIKNGEPITQEIEHGDILPSGDGTYQTWISIDIDPQSKDHYSCQVEHNDFLKVLHVPIESKTISISPFVEIVSGLIIIALFLVGLGIFVYKRKQSDLKDVDYAPTPVQ from the exons ATGGAGGAAAATTTGGGATCTGATCACTGGGAGAAGTATACTCAGCTTTTGAGGGGCTGGCAGCAGACATTTAAAATAGAACTGAGGGCCCTACAGAATCACTACAATCATACTGGAG GATTTCACATCTATCAGAGGATGATTGGCTGTGAGTTGCTAGAAGATGGTAGTACCACAGGATTTCTCCAGTATGCTTATGATGGAAAGGATTTCATCATTTTCAATAAGGAATCTCTGTCTTGGATTGCCATGGATAATGTGGCTAGACTTACCAAGCAAGCCTGGGAGGCCAATCGGAATGAATTACGCTATCAGAAGAATTGGCTGGAAACAGAATGCATTGCCTGGTTAAAGAAATTCCTGAATTTTGGAAAAGATACCCTCCAAAGGACTG aAACCCCATTACTCAGTGGAAGCTGCAAAAAGTCATCTACTGGGATTACAACGCTCTTCTGCAAAGCCTATGGTTTCTATCCCCCAGAGATTACCATGACCTGGATAAAAAATGGAGAACCGATAACCCAAGAAATTGAACATGGAGACATTCTTCCCAGTGGAGATGGAACCTATCAGACTTGGATATCAATAGATATTGACCCTCAAAGTAAAGATCATTATTCCTGCCAGGTGGAGCATaatgacttcctcaaggtccTCCATGTCCCTATTG AGTCGAAGactatctctatctctccatttGTAGAGATTGTTTCTGGGTTGATTATCATTGCCTTATTCCTGGTTGGTTTGGGAATTTTTGTTTACAAAAGGAAACAATCAG